Proteins encoded in a region of the Methylobacterium radiotolerans JCM 2831 genome:
- a CDS encoding PAS domain-containing sensor histidine kinase yields the protein MGVDALLPGDEPGLDAYRAHIRELEARLEESEETLAAIRRGDFDAVVVEGPNHERLVYTLENADRPYRALIEQMQEGAFTLALDGTLLYCNRRLAEMLGEPQERLTGRPLQDFVQADVDIDRLFRRAMDNPVREEIALHAAGSESATFLSLSRFACQGGQPLLCGVLTDLTEQRRNMLALAEAHARLQSESAERERVEEALRQSQKLEAVGQLTGGVAHDFNNLLTVIKSSTDLLKRPALPEERRRRYVEAISDTVDRAAKLTGQLLAFARRQALKPEVFEVGASLRAVAEMLDSVTGARISVVAEIPAAPCYIRADLSQFETALINMAVNARDAMGGEGTLTLTLSGDRPMPAIRGHAGSRSTFAAVSLSDTGIGIPPDVLPRIFEPFFTTKEIGKGTGLGLSQVFGFAKQSGGDVDVSSSPGRGTTFTLYLPQAEDAPDLSAAPRSEETGLDGASLCVLVVEDNIEVGRFATQILEDLGHKTVWATNAEEALVEIERIPFRFDAVFSDVVMPGMGGIAMARELKRRLPDLPVVLTSGYSHVLAQEGVHGFDLIQKPYSVDQLSQTLRNVVGKGRAGARRGRR from the coding sequence ATGGGTGTGGATGCCCTGCTGCCCGGCGACGAGCCCGGGCTCGACGCCTACCGCGCCCATATCCGCGAACTGGAGGCGCGGCTCGAGGAGAGCGAGGAGACCCTCGCGGCCATCCGTCGGGGCGATTTCGACGCCGTCGTGGTGGAGGGGCCGAACCACGAGCGCCTCGTCTACACGCTCGAGAACGCGGACCGGCCTTACCGGGCGCTGATCGAGCAGATGCAGGAGGGCGCCTTCACGCTGGCGCTGGACGGGACGCTGCTCTACTGCAACCGGCGGCTGGCCGAGATGCTCGGCGAGCCGCAGGAGCGCCTGACCGGCCGCCCGCTCCAGGATTTCGTGCAGGCGGATGTCGACATCGACCGCCTGTTCCGCCGGGCGATGGACAATCCCGTCCGCGAGGAGATCGCGCTGCACGCGGCGGGCTCGGAGAGCGCCACCTTCCTGTCGCTGAGCCGCTTCGCCTGCCAGGGCGGCCAGCCGCTCCTGTGCGGGGTCCTGACGGATCTGACCGAGCAGAGACGCAACATGCTGGCCCTCGCGGAGGCCCATGCCCGCCTCCAGTCCGAGAGCGCCGAGCGCGAGCGGGTGGAGGAGGCGCTGCGTCAGTCGCAGAAGCTCGAGGCGGTGGGCCAGCTGACCGGCGGCGTCGCGCACGACTTCAACAACCTCCTGACGGTGATCAAATCCTCCACCGACCTGCTCAAGCGGCCGGCGCTGCCGGAGGAGCGCCGCCGCCGCTACGTCGAGGCGATCTCCGACACGGTCGACCGCGCCGCCAAGCTGACCGGCCAGCTCCTGGCCTTCGCGCGCCGCCAAGCGCTGAAGCCCGAGGTGTTCGAGGTGGGCGCGTCACTGCGGGCCGTGGCGGAGATGCTCGATTCGGTGACCGGCGCGCGCATCAGCGTGGTGGCCGAGATTCCCGCCGCGCCCTGCTACATCCGCGCCGATCTCAGCCAGTTCGAGACCGCGCTGATCAACATGGCGGTGAACGCGCGCGACGCGATGGGCGGCGAGGGCACCCTGACCCTGACGCTCTCGGGCGACCGGCCCATGCCGGCGATCCGCGGGCACGCGGGATCGCGCAGCACCTTCGCGGCCGTGTCGCTGTCCGACACCGGCATCGGGATCCCGCCCGACGTGCTGCCGCGCATCTTCGAGCCGTTCTTCACCACCAAGGAGATCGGCAAGGGAACCGGGCTCGGGCTGTCCCAGGTCTTCGGCTTCGCCAAGCAGTCCGGGGGCGACGTCGACGTGTCCAGCAGCCCCGGCCGCGGCACGACCTTCACCCTCTACCTGCCGCAGGCGGAAGATGCGCCGGACCTGTCCGCCGCCCCGCGCAGCGAGGAGACCGGGCTCGACGGTGCCAGCCTCTGCGTGCTCGTGGTCGAGGACAACATCGAGGTCGGCCGCTTCGCCACGCAGATCCTGGAGGATCTCGGTCACAAGACCGTCTGGGCGACCAATGCCGAGGAGGCTCTCGTCGAGATCGAGAGGATCCCCTTCCGTTTCGACGCCGTGTTCTCCGACGTGGTGATGCCCGGCATGGGCGGCATCGCGATGGCCCGCGAGCTGAAGCGGCGCCTGCCCGATCTGCCGGTGGTCCTCACCTCCGGGTACAGCCACGTTCTGGCCCAGGAGGGCGTCCACGGCTTCGACCTGATCCAGAAGCCCTACTCGGTGGATCAGCTGTCGCAGACCCTCCGCAACGTCGTCGGCAAGGGCCGTGCCGGAGCCAGGCGCGGCCGGCGCTGA
- a CDS encoding methyl-accepting chemotaxis protein produces the protein MRVSLPIKVILALLFSGLALISAAQGSLSLHQLAAIGEVARALAKDWVPSLEKVGAIEVAASEVRIKQYRLILLSDTPEHRVINEAALAKTHAQLRDARRAYEPLISTADERQHYGVFDAAWSRFEQADRDVRRLMEAGQQAEAAKLLIKPEVVALYDNARAALARLVDHDEKAAAQDADRAMTRIDTASAAAITGIGLSLVSALAAAIFGLVYISRPISAMTGAMTRLARGEAATEIPFQHRRDEIGAMAAAVQVFKDNLIRSRQLEAEAEAARQDAERQRSLVMRQIADRFADTVGGIVAQVSAAATGLQATARSMTETAAQTAEQSSTVAAAAEQAASNVGTVAAAAEELGTSVQEIGRQVDGSASLARAAVAEADQTGALVQELSEAVTRIGDVVGLISTIAGQTNLLALNATIEAARAGAAGRGFAVVATEVKALAEQTARATEEIAGQIGRVQASTGQAVAAIGTITARIRDIDGVATSIAAAVEQQGAATHEIVRNVGQAAAGTGEVTSNIVSVASAAEKTGGAAGLVLAEASRLSEQSEHLNAEVARFLDRVRAA, from the coding sequence ATGCGCGTTTCCCTTCCGATCAAAGTAATATTGGCACTCCTCTTTTCAGGACTTGCCCTGATTTCAGCCGCGCAGGGCAGCCTATCGCTCCATCAGTTGGCCGCGATCGGCGAGGTGGCGAGGGCGCTGGCCAAGGACTGGGTCCCCTCCCTCGAGAAGGTCGGCGCGATCGAAGTTGCGGCGTCCGAGGTGCGCATCAAGCAGTACCGGCTCATCCTCCTGTCGGACACGCCGGAGCATCGGGTGATCAACGAGGCAGCCCTCGCGAAGACGCACGCGCAGCTGCGCGACGCGCGCCGCGCCTATGAGCCGCTGATCAGCACCGCCGACGAAAGGCAACACTACGGCGTCTTCGACGCGGCGTGGAGCCGATTCGAGCAGGCGGATCGGGACGTGCGGCGCCTGATGGAGGCAGGTCAGCAGGCGGAGGCGGCCAAGCTGCTGATCAAGCCCGAGGTCGTCGCGCTCTACGACAATGCCCGTGCCGCCCTGGCCCGCTTGGTAGACCACGACGAGAAGGCTGCGGCACAGGATGCCGACAGGGCGATGACGCGGATCGACACCGCGTCCGCCGCAGCCATCACCGGCATCGGTCTCTCGCTGGTGTCGGCACTGGCCGCGGCGATCTTCGGCCTGGTCTACATCTCGCGGCCGATCTCCGCGATGACCGGCGCGATGACGCGGCTGGCGCGGGGCGAGGCGGCAACCGAGATCCCGTTCCAGCATCGCCGCGACGAGATCGGCGCCATGGCGGCGGCCGTGCAGGTGTTCAAGGACAACCTGATCCGCAGCCGGCAGCTCGAGGCCGAGGCCGAGGCGGCACGGCAGGACGCGGAGCGCCAGCGCAGCCTCGTCATGCGGCAGATCGCCGACCGGTTCGCCGACACCGTCGGCGGGATCGTCGCGCAGGTCTCGGCCGCGGCGACCGGCCTGCAGGCGACGGCCCGGAGCATGACCGAGACCGCCGCGCAGACCGCCGAGCAGTCGAGCACCGTCGCGGCCGCGGCCGAGCAGGCGGCCAGCAACGTCGGCACCGTGGCGGCGGCGGCCGAGGAACTCGGCACCTCGGTCCAGGAGATCGGCCGGCAGGTCGACGGCTCGGCCAGCCTCGCGCGCGCGGCCGTCGCCGAGGCCGATCAGACCGGCGCGCTGGTCCAGGAGCTGAGCGAGGCGGTGACGCGGATCGGCGACGTGGTCGGGCTGATCTCGACCATCGCGGGCCAGACCAACCTGCTGGCGCTCAACGCCACGATCGAGGCCGCGCGTGCCGGTGCGGCCGGTCGCGGTTTCGCCGTCGTGGCCACCGAGGTGAAGGCGCTGGCCGAGCAGACCGCCCGGGCGACCGAGGAGATCGCCGGCCAGATCGGGCGGGTCCAGGCCTCGACCGGTCAGGCCGTGGCGGCGATCGGGACGATCACGGCGCGGATCCGCGACATCGACGGCGTCGCGACCTCCATCGCGGCGGCGGTCGAGCAGCAGGGCGCGGCCACCCACGAGATCGTCCGCAACGTCGGCCAGGCGGCGGCCGGCACCGGCGAGGTCACCAGCAACATCGTCAGCGTCGCGAGCGCCGCCGAGAAGACCGGGGGCGCCGCCGGGCTGGTCCTGGCCGAGGCGTCGCGGCTCTCGGAGCAGTCCG
- the upp gene encoding uracil phosphoribosyltransferase, whose protein sequence is MSTGRVTVVDHPLVQHKLTYLRDKNRSTKGFRQILNEIGMLLAYEVTRDLPLEPVTIETPLQPMQGQQIQGKKLVLAPILRAGVGFLDGMLSLVPSARVAHIGLYRDPETLEAVEYYFKAPSDLADRTVLVLDPMLATANSAIAALDRLKARGASDLRFVCLLAAPEGLAKFQAAHPDVPVWTAAIDSHLNDHGYIVPGLGDAGDRMYGTR, encoded by the coding sequence ATGTCGACGGGTCGGGTCACCGTGGTCGATCACCCGCTGGTGCAGCACAAGCTCACCTATCTGCGGGACAAGAACCGCTCGACCAAGGGTTTCCGGCAGATCCTCAACGAGATCGGGATGCTCCTCGCCTACGAGGTGACCCGGGATCTGCCGCTGGAACCGGTGACGATCGAGACGCCGCTCCAGCCGATGCAGGGGCAGCAGATCCAGGGCAAGAAGCTGGTCCTGGCGCCGATCCTCCGCGCCGGGGTCGGCTTCCTCGACGGCATGCTGTCGCTGGTCCCGTCGGCCCGCGTGGCGCATATCGGGCTCTACCGGGATCCCGAGACGCTGGAGGCCGTGGAGTACTACTTCAAGGCGCCCTCCGATCTGGCTGATCGGACGGTGCTGGTGCTGGATCCGATGCTCGCGACCGCCAACTCGGCCATCGCGGCCCTGGACCGCCTCAAGGCCAGGGGCGCCTCGGACCTCCGCTTCGTCTGCCTGCTGGCGGCGCCGGAGGGCCTCGCCAAGTTCCAGGCCGCCCATCCCGACGTGCCGGTCTGGACCGCGGCGATCGACAGCCACCTGAACGACCACGGCTACATCGTCCCCGGCCTCGGCGATGCCGGGGACCGGATGTACGGCACCCGCTAG